A region from the Clostridium beijerinckii genome encodes:
- a CDS encoding cell wall-binding protein, translated as MIKRMNKVTSLLVAAAAVASIIPATGVSAADYKKIDSQEGTIYEAVAYKDGNFYVDGNTKDGDTDAAYLLNSGDYTELDNIDSGANITGTYGDKYLNVDSGDYYVDLSTGTVTDEDLAEDNKDDAATALRKKIKSDADDRYIDYAALKTSDDLEELAGAKFSQDWYKTTYTTSGGATVVYTDAKGNYIDANYNVGKIKAATAAKSATLTNTEDTEEGMKASVSAINVIGQDANNIYRTATITVTADEVITKINGIDVNVDNGAFTGAGTSTVSFEVIQKISKAQNSDDIDGAKYAKTVNTYVVSDDAGVKETLLASAKFNIVDGKVIAYTDGTSVDVQTIELKSSNGYYYTDITDVDSEDATDVDVDANGNIWRLEGGYVYKFDNDEDWTKVYKVDGAMEKLSVYDQDNMVIWNEEDEVYSVIADEATTTPETPVETKTGWVQAANGTWTYNKADGTKATGWIQDGSWYYLKADGVMATGWVKDGSTWYYLNASGAMKTGWVKDGSTWYYLNASGAMKTGWVNDGGTWYYLAGSGAMQTGWLNDNGTWYYLNASGAMLANTTVDGYKLNASGAWVK; from the coding sequence ATGATAAAAAGAATGAATAAAGTAACATCACTTTTAGTTGCAGCAGCAGCAGTTGCTTCAATAATACCAGCAACAGGTGTAAGTGCAGCAGATTATAAAAAAATAGATTCACAAGAAGGAACTATATACGAAGCAGTAGCTTATAAAGATGGTAACTTTTATGTTGATGGAAACACTAAAGATGGAGATACAGATGCAGCATATTTATTAAATTCAGGAGACTACACTGAATTAGATAACATTGATTCAGGAGCAAATATTACTGGTACTTATGGAGATAAATATCTTAATGTAGATTCTGGTGATTACTATGTCGATTTATCAACTGGTACAGTAACAGATGAAGATTTAGCAGAAGACAATAAAGACGATGCTGCAACAGCATTAAGAAAGAAAATCAAATCAGATGCAGACGACAGATATATTGATTATGCTGCTCTTAAAACTTCAGATGATTTAGAAGAACTTGCAGGAGCGAAATTTAGTCAAGATTGGTACAAAACTACATATACAACAAGTGGAGGAGCAACAGTTGTTTATACTGATGCAAAAGGAAATTATATTGATGCAAATTATAATGTAGGAAAGATTAAAGCTGCAACAGCTGCTAAATCAGCTACATTAACAAATACAGAAGATACTGAAGAAGGAATGAAAGCATCAGTTTCAGCTATAAATGTAATTGGACAAGATGCAAACAATATTTATAGAACTGCAACAATCACAGTTACAGCTGATGAAGTAATAACTAAAATAAATGGTATTGATGTAAATGTTGATAATGGAGCATTTACAGGTGCAGGTACTAGTACAGTAAGTTTTGAAGTTATCCAAAAAATATCTAAAGCTCAAAATTCAGATGATATAGATGGAGCTAAATATGCTAAAACAGTAAACACATATGTAGTTTCAGATGATGCTGGAGTTAAAGAAACTTTACTTGCTAGCGCTAAATTCAATATAGTTGATGGAAAAGTTATAGCATATACAGATGGTACTTCAGTAGATGTTCAAACAATAGAATTAAAATCAAGCAATGGATACTATTATACTGATATCACAGATGTAGATTCAGAAGATGCTACAGATGTAGATGTAGATGCTAATGGTAACATTTGGAGATTAGAAGGCGGATATGTTTACAAATTTGATAATGATGAAGATTGGACAAAAGTATACAAAGTAGACGGAGCTATGGAAAAATTATCTGTTTATGACCAAGACAACATGGTTATATGGAATGAAGAAGATGAAGTTTACTCAGTAATTGCTGATGAAGCAACAACAACTCCAGAAACTCCAGTAGAAACTAAAACTGGATGGGTACAAGCTGCAAACGGAACTTGGACTTATAACAAAGCTGATGGAACTAAAGCTACAGGTTGGATTCAAGATGGATCTTGGTACTACTTAAAAGCTGATGGTGTTATGGCTACAGGTTGGGTTAAAGATGGATCAACTTGGTACTACTTAAATGCATCAGGAGCAATGAAAACTGGTTGGGTTAAAGATGGATCAACTTGGTACTACTTAAATGCATCAGGAGCAATGAAAACTGGTTGGGTAAATGACGGAGGAACTTGGTACTACTTAGCTGGATCAGGAGCAATGCAAACTGGTTGGTTAAATGACAACGGAACTTGGTACTACTTAAATGCATCAGGTGCAATGCTTGCTAACACAACTGTTGATGGATACAAATTAAATGCATCAGGAGCTTGGGTTAAGTAG
- a CDS encoding cell wall-binding protein, translating to MKAKKINFNKIISYLLIFTVFLTIVQMGSIKKASAVEETQVQGLIFHIGDLTGAEKVIDRDSKNGYICEFLPIGTSFTLEAKSGYTIESATSSNSSKMTISKTGTTNGFNYVVSSISDYSDFTLTVTMKDSAGKSVSYPIKIRFESDSSLEFGTLKVTLDSQSPIDFTYTQTDDNGNYTIPDVASSVKTAKVELLDSSGTPMTYTVNGGSSNVVNLVGGNNVINITRTYLNTSKQYKLIITKKGEAKLKTLVPSTGTLSPTFNSDTYDYSITVPTTQSTIAFTPTTVDNASTIKVEGVKVSSGNKSQNIKLDEGENEVEIVLTTIDGDTSTYTVNVTRTELFRSAQLTGLTLTSGTLTPAFNKGIYEYTSTVDNTVNSIGVKPVAEDINATITVNGKSVPSGATSPYISLDEGGNVINVKVKDTKGNSNTYILNVTRRYSKDNVNLSSLSVTDGTMSPKFDPETYLYSVKVARNIEKVRVLFSAQNDKTKIIVNGKEYTNGQSDYIKLEIGANLVVVEVTAEDGKTTTTYKLSIIRGDIEGTNQWVLVAGEWTFYNGAGIQIKNQWVKYDNQWYFLDINGHMQYGWLQESGNWYYLNKDGIMQTGWFYDKGYWYYLQGDGSMRVNTWATYDAKWYFFNNLGEMQTGWTFYGGHWYYMDEHGVMQKGWITYDKNKYYLNDDGTLKNGWLYSGKTWSYIDSNGKMVRGWQTINGKKYYFDANGVMKTGMMFLDGQWINLNNA from the coding sequence ATGAAAGCTAAAAAAATTAATTTTAACAAGATTATTTCCTATTTATTAATTTTTACTGTATTTTTAACAATTGTGCAGATGGGAAGTATAAAGAAAGCAAGTGCAGTTGAAGAAACTCAAGTACAAGGATTAATTTTCCATATAGGAGACTTGACAGGAGCGGAAAAAGTCATTGATAGAGATTCTAAAAATGGATATATATGTGAGTTTCTTCCAATAGGAACTTCATTTACTTTGGAAGCTAAATCTGGATATACTATTGAAAGTGCTACAAGTAGTAATTCAAGTAAAATGACAATTTCAAAAACAGGAACTACAAACGGATTCAATTATGTAGTTTCATCAATAAGTGATTATAGTGATTTTACACTTACAGTTACTATGAAAGATAGTGCAGGGAAGTCAGTATCTTATCCAATAAAAATTAGATTTGAATCAGATTCATCTCTTGAATTTGGAACTTTGAAAGTTACTTTAGATAGTCAAAGTCCTATTGATTTTACATATACACAAACAGATGATAATGGAAATTATACAATTCCAGATGTAGCATCATCTGTAAAGACTGCTAAAGTTGAATTGCTTGACAGCAGTGGTACACCAATGACTTATACTGTTAATGGTGGAAGTAGTAATGTTGTAAACTTAGTTGGTGGAAATAATGTTATAAACATAACTAGAACTTATCTTAATACATCTAAACAATACAAATTGATAATAACTAAAAAAGGTGAGGCAAAGTTAAAAACATTAGTGCCATCAACTGGTACTTTATCACCAACTTTTAATTCTGATACTTATGATTATTCAATTACAGTACCAACTACCCAATCAACAATTGCATTTACTCCAACTACTGTAGATAATGCGTCTACTATTAAAGTTGAAGGGGTTAAGGTAAGTAGTGGAAATAAGAGTCAAAATATAAAATTAGACGAAGGTGAAAATGAAGTTGAAATTGTACTTACAACTATAGATGGGGATACAAGTACATATACTGTTAATGTAACACGTACAGAATTATTTAGAAGTGCTCAACTTACAGGACTAACATTAACATCAGGAACACTTACTCCAGCATTTAACAAAGGCATATATGAATATACTTCAACTGTAGATAATACTGTTAATTCAATAGGTGTAAAACCAGTAGCTGAAGATATTAATGCAACTATCACAGTTAATGGTAAGAGTGTGCCAAGTGGTGCAACTTCACCTTACATAAGTTTAGATGAAGGTGGAAATGTTATAAATGTAAAAGTCAAAGATACTAAAGGGAATAGTAATACTTATATATTAAATGTTACAAGAAGATATTCGAAAGATAATGTCAATTTGAGTAGCCTTTCTGTAACTGATGGAACTATGTCTCCTAAATTTGATCCGGAAACTTATCTTTATAGTGTTAAGGTAGCTAGAAACATTGAAAAGGTAAGAGTACTATTTTCGGCACAAAATGATAAAACTAAGATCATAGTAAATGGTAAAGAATACACAAATGGACAATCAGATTATATAAAGCTTGAGATAGGTGCAAATCTTGTCGTGGTAGAAGTTACTGCTGAAGATGGAAAAACGACAACTACTTATAAGCTAAGTATAATTAGAGGCGATATAGAAGGAACTAACCAATGGGTACTTGTTGCAGGAGAATGGACATTCTATAATGGTGCAGGCATTCAAATTAAAAATCAATGGGTTAAATATGATAACCAATGGTACTTTTTAGATATAAATGGACATATGCAATATGGTTGGTTACAAGAAAGTGGAAACTGGTATTACTTAAACAAAGATGGTATCATGCAAACAGGTTGGTTTTATGATAAAGGATATTGGTATTACCTTCAAGGCGATGGTTCTATGAGAGTAAATACTTGGGCAACTTATGATGCAAAGTGGTATTTCTTCAATAATCTTGGAGAAATGCAAACAGGTTGGACTTTCTATGGAGGACACTGGTATTACATGGATGAACATGGTGTAATGCAAAAGGGGTGGATAACTTATGATAAGAATAAGTATTATTTAAATGATGATGGTACTTTGAAAAATGGTTGGTTATATAGTGGAAAGACATGGTCTTATATAGACAGTAATGGGAAAATGGTAAGAGGTTGGCAAACAATAAATGGCAAGAAATATTATTTTGATGCAAATGGAGTCATGAAAACAGGAATGATGTTCCTTGATGGCCAATGGATAAATTTAAATAACGCTTAA
- a CDS encoding cell wall-binding protein, with product MIKRMNKVTSLLVAAAAVASIIPATGVSAADYKKIDSQEGTIYEAVAYKDGNFYVDGNTKDGDTDAAYLLNSGDYTELDNIDSGANITGTYGEKYLNVDSGDYYVDLSTGTVTDEDLAENNKDDAATALRKKVKADAEDRYTDYAALKTADDLEELTGAKFSQDWYKTTYTTSGGATVVYTDAKGNYIDANYNVGKIKAATATKSATLTNTEDTEQGMKVAVSAINVIGQDANNIYRTATITVTADEAITKINGINVTVANGAFTGAGTSTVSFEVIQKISKAQASDDIDGAKYAKTVNTYVVSDDAGVKETLLANAKFNIVDGKVIAYTDGTSVDVQTIELKSSNGYYYTDITDVDSEDATDVDVDANGNLWRLEGGYVYKFDNDEDWTKVYKVDGAMEKLSVYDQDNMVIWNEEDEVYSVIADEATTTPETPVETKTGWVQAANGTWTYNKADGTKATGWIQDGSWYYLKADGVMATGWVKDGSTWYYLNASGAMKTGWILDGSTWYFLNGSGAMQTGWLNDNGTWYYLNASGAMLANTTVDGYKLNASGAWVK from the coding sequence ATGATAAAAAGAATGAATAAAGTAACATCACTTTTAGTTGCAGCAGCAGCAGTTGCTTCAATAATACCAGCAACAGGTGTAAGTGCAGCAGATTATAAAAAAATAGATTCACAAGAAGGAACTATATACGAAGCAGTAGCTTATAAAGATGGTAACTTTTATGTTGATGGAAACACTAAAGATGGAGATACAGATGCAGCATATTTATTAAATTCAGGAGACTACACTGAATTAGATAACATTGATTCAGGAGCAAATATTACTGGTACTTATGGAGAGAAATATCTTAATGTAGATTCTGGTGATTACTATGTTGATTTATCAACTGGTACAGTAACAGATGAAGATTTAGCAGAAAACAATAAAGATGATGCTGCAACAGCTTTAAGAAAGAAAGTTAAAGCAGATGCAGAAGACAGATATACTGATTATGCTGCGCTTAAAACTGCAGATGATTTAGAAGAACTTACAGGAGCGAAATTTAGTCAAGATTGGTACAAAACTACATATACAACAAGTGGAGGAGCAACAGTTGTTTATACTGATGCAAAAGGAAATTATATTGATGCAAATTATAATGTAGGAAAAATTAAAGCCGCAACAGCTACTAAATCAGCTACATTAACAAATACAGAAGATACTGAACAAGGAATGAAAGTAGCAGTTTCAGCTATAAATGTAATTGGACAAGATGCAAACAATATTTATAGAACTGCAACAATCACAGTTACAGCTGATGAAGCAATCACTAAAATAAATGGTATTAATGTAACTGTTGCAAATGGAGCATTTACAGGTGCAGGTACTAGTACAGTAAGTTTTGAAGTTATCCAAAAAATATCTAAAGCTCAAGCTTCAGATGATATAGATGGAGCTAAATATGCTAAAACAGTAAATACATATGTAGTTTCAGATGATGCTGGAGTTAAAGAAACTTTACTTGCTAATGCTAAATTTAATATAGTTGATGGAAAAGTTATAGCATACACAGATGGTACTTCAGTAGATGTTCAAACAATAGAATTAAAATCAAGCAATGGATACTATTATACTGATATCACAGATGTAGATTCAGAAGATGCTACAGATGTAGATGTAGATGCTAATGGTAACCTTTGGAGATTAGAAGGTGGATATGTTTACAAATTCGATAATGATGAAGATTGGACAAAAGTATACAAAGTAGACGGAGCTATGGAAAAATTATCTGTTTATGACCAAGACAACATGGTTATATGGAATGAAGAAGATGAAGTTTACTCAGTAATTGCTGATGAAGCAACAACAACTCCAGAAACTCCAGTAGAAACTAAAACTGGATGGGTACAAGCTGCAAATGGAACTTGGACTTATAACAAAGCTGATGGAACTAAAGCTACAGGTTGGATTCAAGATGGATCTTGGTACTACTTAAAAGCTGATGGTGTTATGGCTACAGGTTGGGTTAAAGATGGATCAACTTGGTACTACTTAAATGCATCAGGAGCAATGAAAACTGGTTGGATTCTAGATGGATCAACTTGGTACTTCTTAAACGGATCAGGAGCAATGCAAACTGGTTGGTTAAATGACAATGGAACTTGGTACTACTTAAATGCATCAGGTGCAATGCTTGCTAACACAACAGTTGATGGATACAAATTAAATGCATCAGGAGCTTGGGTTAAGTAG
- a CDS encoding cell wall-binding protein, whose translation MIKSIRNIVVAVVIIGVFSAIEPNSLNLITTKAYAEEKPYLKDIYISGEYDLHFSKDVYSYIVDVDKDEDQILIKAKPSGNSDIVKINGQEVTKDDNYREIITLDKGKNKLEIEVEDSKTKSTTAYIVYVYRGGENTVYLNDINMNDSTIGFDKSNNFYNIELDQGTDIVDLKTIPEVGNYSITVNGRKLEETNTIKLKFNGIGKYTINIGLKDEDTQRVGNYTLNIYLGIPVSPNASDSINAILKPNQWLIVNGRWRYNDSLGKYLKNTWFYDNKYKSYFYFNSRGNMLTGWMEDEDNYYYLNSKGEMQTGWLMYKGDWYFLSNNGIMKSGWIKYNDKWYFLRADGSMVTGWISIDDKWYYLTANGNMKTGWLYYDKKWYYLNSHGIMETGWMECEDQWYYLNFDGSMKSGEWIFSKENWYYLNYVGNMRHGWLYKDDKYYYFNGDGTMRTTSKTIDGYTYEFNQDGSVNFG comes from the coding sequence ATGATTAAAAGCATTAGAAATATAGTTGTAGCAGTAGTTATTATTGGTGTTTTTTCAGCTATAGAACCAAATAGTTTGAATTTAATAACTACAAAAGCTTATGCAGAAGAAAAGCCTTATTTAAAAGATATTTATATAAGTGGAGAGTATGATCTTCATTTTTCGAAAGATGTATATTCTTATATTGTAGATGTTGATAAAGATGAAGACCAAATATTAATTAAAGCTAAACCAAGTGGTAATTCAGATATCGTTAAAATTAATGGTCAAGAAGTAACTAAGGATGATAACTATAGAGAAATAATAACTTTAGATAAAGGTAAAAATAAATTAGAAATAGAAGTTGAAGACAGTAAAACTAAAAGTACAACAGCATATATTGTTTATGTATATAGGGGTGGGGAAAATACTGTTTATTTAAACGATATAAATATGAATGATAGCACTATTGGATTTGATAAAAGCAATAATTTTTATAATATAGAATTAGATCAAGGAACAGATATAGTGGATCTTAAAACAATACCCGAAGTTGGAAATTATTCAATTACTGTTAATGGCAGAAAGTTAGAAGAGACAAATACTATTAAATTAAAATTTAATGGCATAGGAAAATATACCATTAATATAGGTCTTAAAGATGAGGATACTCAAAGGGTGGGAAATTACACTTTAAATATATACTTAGGAATCCCAGTGTCCCCAAATGCTTCAGATTCAATCAATGCCATACTTAAACCTAATCAATGGCTAATAGTAAATGGACGATGGAGATATAATGATTCTCTTGGTAAATATTTAAAGAATACTTGGTTCTATGATAATAAATATAAAAGCTATTTTTATTTTAATAGCAGAGGAAATATGTTAACTGGTTGGATGGAAGATGAGGATAATTATTATTATTTAAATTCTAAAGGTGAGATGCAAACAGGATGGTTAATGTACAAAGGTGATTGGTACTTTTTAAGTAATAATGGAATTATGAAGTCCGGTTGGATTAAATATAATGATAAATGGTATTTTTTAAGAGCAGATGGAAGTATGGTAACTGGATGGATATCTATTGATGATAAGTGGTATTACTTGACTGCAAATGGAAATATGAAAACTGGATGGTTATACTATGATAAGAAATGGTATTACTTAAATTCTCATGGAATTATGGAAACTGGTTGGATGGAATGTGAGGATCAATGGTATTATTTAAATTTTGATGGAAGCATGAAATCTGGAGAATGGATTTTTAGTAAGGAAAATTGGTACTATTTAAATTATGTTGGAAATATGAGGCATGGATGGTTGTATAAAGATGATAAATATTATTATTTTAATGGAGATGGCACGATGAGGACAACCTCTAAAACCATTGATGGATATACTTATGAATTCAATCAAGATGGTTCGGTAAATTTTGGATAA
- a CDS encoding diguanylate cyclase, whose protein sequence is MTIKQKAFIIGSSTLISVIAVTIIIFYFSYFGYIDKDKEQHIIKDFEVINHILKKEEDNLQSLLMDWGQWDDTYEFINKPNQEYIDSNLSYVTIDDLNLENVIYINNDKKIVYSEEIGMQKEDSQAILEKLLLNSQNFDKANNQRIGLLFLKGKVYIVGTLPITSSDKQAESNGTIILTREIDKELLNYIDEIIPVNLKFRETQQQKFENNDDISYINSDDGIITYSKENSEASKTIEDINGQDSIIIRMFDKNSNSEQISHFLKNFIFRFLCLIVIILIFDIIVINRYILIRLSKLTSFIEKVGKTKDTKLTVNLSGNDEFSKLAEATNKMLAKINLANQEILFLSYSDKLTGLKNRAYMEKILNELDKNEEESYYIIMGDLNGLKLTNDALSHVEGDKLLKIVSRILKENCAYDDVISRWGGDEFIILIKNKDEVYVSNLIDKIRGKCENEEKFHFKISIALGYAGSYEENSNIEAVMGLAEKRMYRNKLLEEKSARSATINSLLRTLHEKNSETEEHTIRIKNLSLRLGKRIGLKKEKLDELELLSSLHDIGKIGIPEQILMKSSKLTDEEWETMKTHSDIGYRIASSTPELAHIANKILAHHERYDGTGYPNKLNGEEIPLLSRIITIVDSFDVMTHKRIYKEAFDKEYVIEELERCSGTQFDPLLVKEFIDLLKEENIY, encoded by the coding sequence ATGACTATAAAACAAAAAGCATTTATAATAGGAAGTTCAACTCTTATATCAGTAATAGCAGTAACTATTATAATATTTTATTTTTCTTATTTTGGTTACATAGATAAAGATAAAGAACAACATATAATAAAAGATTTTGAAGTAATTAACCATATTCTTAAAAAAGAAGAGGATAATTTGCAAAGTCTTCTTATGGATTGGGGTCAATGGGATGATACATATGAATTTATAAATAAGCCAAATCAAGAGTATATTGATTCAAATTTGTCATATGTTACAATAGATGATTTAAATTTAGAAAATGTAATTTATATAAATAACGATAAAAAAATAGTCTATTCTGAGGAAATTGGAATGCAAAAGGAAGATAGTCAAGCTATTTTAGAGAAACTTTTATTAAATAGTCAGAATTTTGATAAAGCAAATAATCAAAGAATAGGATTATTATTTTTAAAAGGTAAGGTTTATATAGTGGGAACATTACCTATAACATCATCAGATAAACAAGCCGAAAGTAATGGAACAATAATACTAACTCGTGAAATAGATAAGGAATTATTAAATTATATAGATGAAATTATTCCAGTTAATTTGAAATTTAGAGAGACACAACAACAAAAATTTGAAAACAATGATGATATATCTTATATAAATTCAGATGATGGCATAATAACATATAGTAAAGAAAATTCTGAAGCTAGTAAGACTATTGAAGATATTAATGGCCAAGATTCAATTATTATTAGAATGTTTGATAAGAATTCAAATAGTGAACAAATAAGTCATTTTTTAAAGAATTTTATTTTTCGATTTTTATGTTTAATAGTTATAATCTTGATTTTTGATATTATCGTTATTAATAGATATATATTAATAAGACTTTCAAAACTCACTAGTTTCATAGAAAAAGTTGGTAAAACTAAAGATACAAAATTAACTGTTAATTTATCTGGAAATGATGAATTTTCTAAATTAGCTGAAGCGACTAATAAAATGCTTGCCAAGATTAATTTAGCAAACCAAGAGATATTATTTTTAAGCTATTCAGATAAACTTACAGGATTAAAGAATAGAGCATATATGGAGAAAATATTAAATGAATTAGATAAAAATGAAGAAGAAAGTTACTACATTATCATGGGAGATCTTAACGGTTTGAAATTAACAAATGATGCACTAAGTCATGTAGAGGGAGATAAATTGCTGAAAATTGTAAGCAGAATATTAAAAGAAAATTGCGCTTATGATGATGTAATTTCTAGATGGGGCGGAGACGAATTTATAATATTAATTAAAAATAAGGATGAAGTTTATGTGTCTAATTTAATAGATAAAATTAGAGGAAAATGTGAAAATGAAGAAAAGTTTCATTTTAAAATAAGTATAGCATTGGGCTATGCAGGATCTTATGAGGAAAATTCAAATATAGAAGCTGTTATGGGCCTCGCAGAAAAGAGAATGTACAGAAATAAACTTTTAGAGGAAAAAAGTGCTAGAAGTGCTACTATAAATTCACTTTTAAGAACTTTGCATGAAAAAAATAGTGAAACAGAAGAACATACAATAAGAATTAAAAACTTAAGTTTAAGATTGGGGAAAAGAATTGGATTAAAAAAAGAAAAATTAGATGAACTAGAGTTATTGTCTTCACTACATGATATAGGTAAAATCGGAATACCAGAACAAATTTTAATGAAATCATCAAAACTTACTGATGAAGAATGGGAGACTATGAAGACACATTCAGATATAGGTTATAGGATTGCATCTTCAACTCCAGAATTAGCTCATATTGCAAATAAAATATTGGCGCATCACGAAAGATATGATGGGACAGGCTATCCTAATAAACTAAACGGAGAAGAAATACCACTATTATCAAGAATAATCACAATAGTTGATTCCTTTGATGTTATGACTCATAAACGAATTTATAAAGAAGCTTTTGACAAAGAATATGTTATTGAAGAACTTGAAAGGTGCTCAGGAACTCAATTTGATCCACTTCTTGTAAAAGAATTCATTGATTTATTAAAGGAAGAGAATATTTATTAA
- a CDS encoding methyl-accepting chemotaxis protein, which translates to MNKEKKNVSLKTKLIMSYTIMCLLVFISGVINFKQINDIKNGLATGTTLAKDITTITILSGISLIIAVIATIYMYRNIILRLNVIKDFAIRLAKYDFTKDIKITKNDELGNIANELNISQKNIRELISTILNESCNIGSLSEELSASAEEVSAKLDQVDNSSKNIAMTMTETSATAQEIAASIEEVNSSMESLAAKASEGSTNAEKIKRRAEQVKKDSKIAIENTVKVREQKETNIINAIEDAKVVQEVKVMADIIAGIAEQTNLLALNAAIEAARAGDSGKGFAVVAEEVRKLAEESSQTVITIQNTISKINEAVKNLAENSNDILNFMSTDIDKQLQDYAKIGEKYSNDGDFISSMSEELVAMAQEVEATVEEITKALQTTASDVQKASLNSEEIQSEIDASSSSMDQVASAATEQATIAMNLTELVQRFKL; encoded by the coding sequence ATGAATAAAGAGAAAAAAAATGTGTCGCTAAAGACTAAACTAATAATGTCATATACTATTATGTGTTTACTAGTATTCATATCTGGAGTTATAAATTTTAAACAAATTAATGATATAAAAAATGGATTAGCGACTGGAACTACATTAGCAAAAGATATTACAACAATAACAATACTAAGTGGTATAAGTTTAATAATTGCTGTTATTGCAACAATTTACATGTATAGAAATATAATTTTAAGATTAAATGTTATTAAAGACTTTGCTATAAGATTAGCTAAATATGATTTTACAAAAGACATTAAAATTACTAAAAATGATGAACTTGGAAATATAGCAAATGAATTAAATATTTCTCAGAAGAATATCAGAGAGCTTATTTCTACAATACTTAATGAATCTTGCAATATAGGTTCATTAAGTGAAGAACTTTCAGCAAGTGCAGAAGAAGTATCAGCTAAGCTTGACCAAGTTGATAATTCATCAAAAAATATAGCTATGACAATGACTGAAACAAGTGCTACAGCACAGGAGATTGCAGCATCTATTGAAGAAGTTAATTCAAGTATGGAAAGTCTAGCAGCAAAAGCATCTGAAGGAAGTACAAATGCTGAAAAGATTAAGAGAAGAGCTGAACAAGTAAAAAAAGACAGTAAAATCGCAATAGAAAACACAGTAAAAGTTCGTGAACAAAAGGAAACAAATATAATAAATGCTATTGAAGATGCTAAAGTTGTTCAAGAAGTAAAAGTCATGGCAGATATAATAGCTGGAATTGCAGAACAAACTAATCTATTAGCTCTAAATGCAGCCATTGAAGCAGCGAGAGCAGGAGATTCAGGTAAAGGTTTTGCAGTTGTTGCAGAGGAAGTTAGAAAACTTGCAGAGGAATCATCACAAACAGTTATAACTATTCAAAATACAATATCTAAGATAAACGAGGCAGTTAAAAACCTTGCTGAAAATAGCAATGATATACTTAATTTTATGTCAACAGATATTGATAAACAATTACAAGATTATGCTAAAATTGGAGAGAAGTATAGCAATGATGGTGACTTTATAAGCTCCATGTCAGAAGAGTTAGTTGCAATGGCACAAGAGGTTGAAGCTACGGTTGAAGAAATAACTAAGGCTCTTCAAACTACAGCATCGGATGTGCAAAAAGCATCTCTTAATAGTGAAGAAATACAAAGCGAAATAGATGCAAGTTCTTCATCTATGGATCAAGTAGCAAGTGCAGCAACAGAACAAGCGACAATAGCAATGAATTTAACTGAATTAGTACAAAGATTCAAATTATAA